The Synechocystis sp. PCC 7509 genome includes a window with the following:
- a CDS encoding YybH family protein, which yields MSEMIAAETQVRAVLEDWANATQQNRKDEILKNHVPDLVIFDVLPPMKYESAESYRRSWNDWQPETQSEGQFDLENLSITASTDLAFAHCFIYCGGTMPDGLTFQDWVRATFCLKKIDGMWKILHQHISKPIQKSSG from the coding sequence ATGAGTGAAATGATTGCGGCAGAGACTCAGGTTCGCGCGGTTCTCGAAGACTGGGCTAATGCGACGCAGCAGAACCGTAAAGACGAAATTCTCAAAAATCATGTCCCTGATCTTGTGATCTTTGACGTTCTACCACCAATGAAATATGAAAGCGCTGAATCTTATCGCCGAAGTTGGAATGATTGGCAGCCTGAAACCCAGAGCGAAGGGCAGTTTGATCTGGAGAATTTATCTATAACAGCCAGTACCGATCTTGCTTTTGCACATTGCTTTATTTATTGCGGTGGCACAATGCCAGATGGACTCACCTTTCAAGATTGGGTGCGAGCTACTTTCTGTCTTAAGAAAATAGACGGAATGTGGAAAATTTTACATCAGCACATATCTAAGCCAATTCAAAAATCTAGTGGCTAA